A segment of the Rattus norvegicus strain BN/NHsdMcwi chromosome 16, GRCr8, whole genome shotgun sequence genome:
TTCCTTTGGAAGACGGTCTTTTCATTTTTGAAGTGTTGACtgacacaaaaatctctgaagcGCAATTTTCCAGTAACCTCAGGCCACCTAGAAACCTTCTTGTTCATCGCACATTGAGTGAGTGTTTTACTTAGCCTGCGTGCATGTTCCAGCAGCAATAACTGAGCTGAAAATTAAATCTAGAGCAGGTACGCAATCATGCTATTAATTCGCTTTTCACTGTGCAAGCAATTTTTAAACCTAATCCTGACGACTGAATCCTATAAGATGGCGCCTGTTGAAAAGCTAACACGTGAGTTAGTAAGCAGGTGAGACAATATATGCCTGCAGCAAACACTCCCAACTTAGCAGTAAGAATCGGCTGTTTCCCATCATTCACTTGGCTTAAGCTCCCTTATACAATGCTTTTCCTGAAGCTTTAAAACATATCATAGTATGTTCATCTTATACTAAATTATAAAGGAGTTAGTGATGTATTGAGCTTGTTTCTGATCTTGTTTTATTAATATGATGCATGGTTTAGGAATCTTGCTTGTAAAACTATAATGTAACAGTGCTAAAGTACATGGTTAAGACAACTATAGATTAACTGCCTGGACCTGAATCTTGGTTCTTCTCTGTGCGGAGGGTCTCACTGTGGACCCTGGCTTGCTGGGAGCTTTCTTCTTAGAACAGGCTACCTCCCAACACCTGGGTCCTGGATTATAGACATGTGTAACCATGCAGGGCTGAGTGTTTCCCAGATATACAATTTTTTTCTAGTGAAAATAATACTGACTTGGATTCTGTATGATTCCAAACACTGTATTTTATTGTTGTATAGATCTTAACCAGTTGTAAGTCTACCAAAAAATTTAAACACTCATAATCACTTACATATGTGTGCAGTCTTCAGTGCCTTCTTCGAAATGGGGTTGTAAACTCTTAAATGGTTTCATGATTAATTAGCTACATAAAATTTTATATGCATATTTGTTTTATAGTTGTTTACTTTTACCATGATTCTGGCATCTCAAAATTAGAGTTGAACTGCCTGTTGctcataaacaaaatatatttacatattaaaagtgATCTGAGTACAAACTTCCTTCGTGAAGAGAACAATTAGGAAGGTTCCATGCTACAGAAGAGTCAAGACAAAGAAACTAGAGCagcggctctcaaccttcctaatgctgtgacccttcaatacagttcctcatgtttcagtgacccccgaccataaagttatttcattgccacttcataactataattttgctaacATTACAAACTGGAGTATAATATCTAACAGAAGGATATCTGATGAACAATCCCTGTGAAGGGGTTGTTGGACCCCCAAAGAGGTTGTGACTACAGACTGAAAACCACTGAACTAGAGAACCATTGAGTTGATAAAGGTAAGTACGATGATAGGAACAGGACAGTGGAGCTCATCAAGCGTAGCTCATCAAGCTAGATAAGCAAGCAGTTCCAATGCCAAAAACCAGATGTTCTTAGATGGTAAACTGCTTCACTTGGTCCAATTGTCATACTTCTGGGGAATACCCCACCAGGTTACTACTGGCAGAATGTGTTGAAATTCaccatgttcaatatcttccttTGATGACTTCTAAATGCTATCTTGGGGACTTTCTAACTTTTCCTCCTATGATGCTGTAAACAACATCTAGTAAAAGAACACCACAACTAGAGTGACAGAAGACTCATTGCTTCAGTGAGCAAAAGGGGAGTTTAAACTGATGCCCAAATGATACTATCATTTGATTCCAATGATATTCACGGATAAATGTCCTTTACAGAACACCTAGCTGTCTTCTACATCCTTTAAGACAAGACTGCTCCTCCCCACATTGTTCCTATGGTTCCTATGCACTTTTCACATTCTTTTGACACTCTATCAGATGTTTAGATTACCTTCACGTCATTTGTTTAATGGCTCCAACTTCCCTATTTTATTACCCCATGTGGTGGCTTTTTAACCCTTGAATGGAAGGACTATGTCATGATTCTAGATCAGAAAGCAGTCAGCAAACATCATCCTCTGGAGTTAATCCATCCTATTGACATTTTATGTACAGAACTATGGATTTTTTTCCACTGCAAAAGAAAAACCCTTTAGGGCCTTGGcatatgactcagtggttaggaatcTTTACTGCTCTTTTAAAAGACTAGTTGAGCACCAATATAGGGTGGTTCACAACTTCCTATATAACTCTAGCTCTAGGAAATATGACACCCTATTATAACAGGACTTTCTCAGACCTGTCAGTGGTATAAATAATGACACAAAgtctttttaatatttcaaagcttaGGCCTTTTAGTTAGGGCAGTCTCCCAGACAGCTATCTAGCTTGAACTGACTAATCCTGGCATTATGTCCCATCATGTGCCTAGTTCTACCTCTCTGCGACACTCTGGTCCCTCAGTTCACCTGTGTGTCTCCTGGTGAATCTTTGAGTCTCAtttcttctcccagcatccctctttCAGAAGTTCCGCCCTCTACTCTCTGTgcagctattggctgtcagatCTTTATTACAGCCAATCATATACCATTGTAGATTGCCTCTAGGCTAGTGAGGAATGACAATACCAAGATCCTCATGGCATTTAGCTTGCTGCCAGTAAAGAATGAACATCGAATATACAGAGACATACCTTCACATAGTGTAccccaacactctagttcacCTATGAGGCCACCTGCATGTGCTCATAaacaagtgtgtgcacatgtgtgcacactgcacaggtctttaatcccaactcCTTTCATAGACTGAGGCTAGAGAACTGCAAGTCCAAGGCCAAAGTCAACCCGAACTACATAGTTAGGCATgtttccaaataaaaacaaaacaggaatgctatgacttttaaaaattaacatttaagAATCGGTGTCCACAAAGTTTGTGGACATAGTCATGCTAATTAATTTATATCTCATTTATGGCTGGCTTCATGCTGACATACCAGttaataaatataacaggaatgCTTAAGCCGCAAAGTTAAAAACACAGTACATTTATACATCCTTTCTCTCAAGAGAGAGAACAGTTTGGAAATACTTAGTATGGAGTGCACATTTACTCTCAGCACCTGAAAGTTAATACGTGATTATTGCTAGCTGTTAGAATtatgttgaatgaatgaatatacaCGATGATGACTGCACACAAAGAAATGTTGAAACGGTTTattagaaacataaataaataaatacatcataaCTCGTAAACACACAAATGCTTGATCTTTCTATTTATACTTATTAAATGGGTGAAATCTGAGATTATACATTTGCCCTTGGTGGATTCGAGCCATGTGAACAAAGTCAGTGTTCTATCAGAACACTGCCTTTGTCATCATGACACAAACCAGAGTCACCTGCAAAGAGCAACTCCAATCAAGAAATGGACTCCGTCAGATTGTCCTGTGGCCATGTCCAGGGTCATGTTCTTGTTTTATGATTGATGTGAGAAGACTGAgcccactctggacagtgctaccACTGGGCAGGTGCTCCGGAGTTGTATgaaaaagtgagctgagcacggagagcaagtcagtaagcagcatccctccacggtctctgctttagttcctgcctccaggttcttgcatGAGGAAGCTttggcttccctccatgatggacgGTAACCTATGAACCAAGTAAACTTTTTCCTCCCAAAGTTGCTTCTGCTCATAGTGTCgatctcagcaacagaaaccaaactaggacAGTCAGAGTTACTAAAATTCTCAAGCACTTATCTGAAAATATTGCTGCATTGAGACGACTGGTAAACTCTGTgatgagagaggagagggcaCGCAAAACGCCCCCTATGTGCCCACTGTGGACCTGCCCTGCCGAAGACATCCTCTCCTTGTATCATTTGTGAGTAGTTGCTCACTTACAGAGTGCATGTCAACCTGAAATTACAAACCATGCCAGACATTTTAATCCAACCTCTAGCTCTTAGATCTGGAAGCAGAGATAAGAAGATTatgtgttcaaggccaggctgagctacatagcaagaggTTACCTCgaaaacctaaaataaaaatttaatggatTGTAAGTTGTAAGCACACAAATATTTGGTCTTTCTTCCAATTTATAGAATAAAGAAGATTGCTATAGTGGCTCATCTTAAAGTTTCTTTCAATTTCTTGTTACTAAtgatatgaaaaaaaatcaggggAAGGGTTATTAACACTGATGAAGATTCTGTGTTGTCTTTCAGAAAGCAAGAACACAGGTTTCCtgtgcctccagcttcctgctacAAGTAACAAGTGTGTGTAGACTGCTCAAATATGTCAGAGACTTCCTCCCACGACTCCTTCTATGATTCCTTATCAGACGTGCAGGAAGAGGGCAGAAGTGCTGACTTCTTCCCAGgcctctctgctttcctcagccaggaagaaataaataaaagccttGACCTGGCACGCAGAGCTATAGACAACTCTGAAACTGAAGATTTTGACTCCGAAAAGGAGATCTCACAGATTTTCAGCAAGTCTCCTACGAGCCTCTGCGAAACTCCTTCCTATGAGGAGAAGAAATCAGGCGAGCAGACTTCCTCAGAAGGACCTCGGGATAATAGGCGAGCATCTGTCCAGCCTCTAGCAGAACAAGCTGAAAGGATCACTTCCCCGGTGGCTTCAAAGAGAAAACCTGGGGTATCACCCCTGCTGGCCAGCCCCAGCTACATCCGGAGCCTACGCAAGGCTGAAAAACGAGGTGCAAAAGTTCCCAATCCAAGTGCAAAGCCCAAGGCTGCCCAGCAAAGCAAGGCTGGCCCCCAGAGCCAACTGTGCGACAAGGCAGCTAGTTTCATCGAGGAACTGACATCCATATTTAGAGAGGCAGCCAAGCCAAGAAACAGAAGCCCTAATGGTGAGTCCTCGTCACCAGACAGTGGGTATCTGTCTCCTAAAAATCAGCCATCAACCCTGATGAGTGCCTCAGCCAGCCAGAGCCCCACTGCAGACCAGCTAGACCAACTCGAGATGGACGCAGAGGTCAAGCAACCCCAGGGCAGCCTTTGCTACCAGGCCCACAAGGCTCCAGAAGAGACCTTGCCACACACTCACATCCCGCACCCACAGCCCCAGAAAGCCCGCCACTTGCCATCGTCTGCACCTCGCTTCATCCAGAAGCTGAGGAGCCAAGAAGTTGCCGAAGGAAGCAGAGTTTATTTGGAGTGTAGAGTCACTGGAAACCCAGCTCCCAGAGTCAGGTAAGAACTCTTATTGTGAATGTAAAGCGACTTTGTTGACTTCTGGTGTTACttcaagggagaagaggagagatttCTTGGGTTgtttgtcctctggtctctgcagtaGAATTTTCTCAAAAACCTGCCAGACAAAAAGGAGGCCAAATAGCCAACACCACTAGgtaccccaggtggggcaggtaaAGAGGCCATGAGAAATACCAGCAGGCTGTTATATAGGAGTGCAGATTTTACAGAGCCTAGGCAGTGTAAAATGCGTAAATGGTTTATCGGAAGTGAGGAGAAAGGTGTGTGGTTTTAATCCTGAGTCACTgaagaaggtaaaaaaaaaactaccccaAAGCTAGAGGTACAGAGATGACAGTGTACAGAGATCAAGTAGAGATAAACCCTAAAATAAACATCAGGCTTAAGGAATGGACCAGGTTGCCTTATTAATTAGAGaaagacacacacccacatctcCCAAATGTGGCAGCCAGAGTAGGCAGAATTTCTGTGTCAAAGACCAATAAACCAAGTCCGTAGCACAGCAGGCTGGTTTCCTATGGTTAGCGACAGGACACAGCCAAAGATGAGACAGCGAATTGAGTGCAAACAGAGAGCCAAAGAAGAAGGCTACCTCTATGTCCATTGTAACTCCTATAAATTCTTCTTATTAAGCTACAGGGTGTATCCCTTCTGTGCAATAAAAGTTTAGGAGAGGGCCCTTAAATTCATATCGCGGGGCTTCCAATCAGGGATCTTCCTTGGACTCGCCTCTTAATTCAAGACACTTTTGGGACTTGGTGTCTTTAACCCTGAGATGAAAAGTGTAATAAGAAATCACATTCTGTTTTATAATGTCTGAATTGAATCGTATGTAAAAATAACAGCGCCTTACTGTGGCCTGTAGCTAGTGTTACCCAGGCTCCTTAGGGTGTCTGATTACTTAGTTGCGAGTCAGGTTTACACTATAAAGATGGGCATTTGTTCAGTTATTTGGAGGCTTCATCCCAACGATGCAAatgtttaaaagcaaactcaagtaatttttttttttcggagctggggaccgaacccagggccttgtgcttactaggcaagcgctctaccactgagctaaatccccaacccccaaactcaAGTAATTTAACTTACAGAAAGAATGGAGTGGACAAAGTCAGCCACGTAAGTCAAAACAGCCGTTGTACGTGCAAGCTCACGCACGCGTCGCTGGCCTTGGTTTCTTACTTTACAATCATCGCTCAGAAGAAAGCATCGGGATGATTCACAAGCTCACCCTGTCAGTTTTTACTGTAATGTTtgatatttttaagaaatggaCAGCAGGGGGCAGTAAAAACCTTCTTAATGGGTCTTTCAGCCGCTGTGTTCTTGTGTTCTACGATTATGTGTTTTCCATAAGAGTAATGGTTTCTTTCagattctattttgtttttttaaaacccaCGGATTTTAGGAGCAAATACTCGGTGAGAAATATATTCATATGCAAAACAGTGTTACTGATTTTGAAGCTTCGTGGTTCGATTTACATTTATGTGCAAAATAGCCTCTTCCAAGTGTAATTCAGTGGCGAATGCATAACTTGTCAAAACTGACCGAAAGCACTCCACTTAGCACCAAAGGACCCAATCAAATGAGCAGGCCAGGATCCCTTATTAAAGTTCAGTTAGTTGTCTGGTAACATAGGGAAGCATCAAAATCATGCTTGGGCTTCTTGGGGACAGTAGGTTTAGACATTTAGTTAGTAGCATAGTATTGTTAGTTATTTTCAAAGTACTAAAATCAATGACCGATGTTCGTTAGATATGGTAAACAGTCATTAAATCTTCGGTAAAAAATACTCCATTGTCCATTCTCTAGTTAACTGGCCATTTTGTATCCTTTAgggttcatttttgttttaatttgctttaAGAAGAAGGATATAAATCTACCATGAGGCCAGGAGTTTTGTTTTCATTCCTGTTGAGGGATCTTGGTCACCTTGATCATACATTTGGAAGTACACCAAACTTCATGATCATTAAACTTTATTGACCACATGAGACATGTGATGGATGGTCCTAGTGGAGAATCTTCTGTGAAGACAATTTTGTGTCAGGAAGAAAACCTTTAATAAAACAGTGCTCACACGGGTACATGAGAAACTGGCTCAGCTTGCGTCAGTCCAGGGACACTGGCCTACACATTAGCGACA
Coding sequences within it:
- the LOC134478835 gene encoding palladin-like isoform X3, translating into MSETSSHDSFYDSLSDVQEEGRSADFFPGLSAFLSQEEINKSLDLARRAIDNSETEDFDSEKEISQIFSKSPTSLCETPSYEEKKSGEQTSSEGPRDNRRASVQPLAEQAERITSPVASKRKPGVSPLLASPSYIRSLRKAEKRGAKVPNPSAKPKAAQQSKAGPQSQLCDKAASFIEELTSIFREAAKPRNRSPNGESSSPDSGYLSPKNQPSTLMSASASQSPTADQLDQLEMDAEVKQPQGSLCYQAHKAPEETLPHTHIPHPQPQKARHLPSSAPRFIQKLRSQEVAEGSRVYLECRVTGNPAPRVSWLCSGQTKLLCL
- the LOC134478835 gene encoding palladin-like isoform X2 — protein: MSETSSHDSFYDSLSDVQEEGRSADFFPGLSAFLSQEEINKSLDLARRAIDNSETEDFDSEKEISQIFSKSPTSLCETPSYEEKKSGEQTSSEGPRDNRRASVQPLAEQAERITSPVASKRKPGVSPLLASPSYIRSLRKAEKRGAKVPNPSAKPKAAQQSKAGPQSQLCDKAASFIEELTSIFREAAKPRNRSPNGESSSPDSGYLSPKNQPSTLMSASASQSPTADQLDQLEMDAEVKQPQGSLCYQAHKAPEETLPHTHIPHPQPQKARHLPSSAPRFIQKLRSQEVAEGSRVYLECRVTGNPAPRVRILASITKLSSGF
- the LOC134478835 gene encoding palladin-like isoform X1, whose translation is MSETSSHDSFYDSLSDVQEEGRSADFFPGLSAFLSQEEINKSLDLARRAIDNSETEDFDSEKEISQIFSKSPTSLCETPSYEEKKSGEQTSSEGPRDNRRASVQPLAEQAERITSPVASKRKPGVSPLLASPSYIRSLRKAEKRGAKVPNPSAKPKAAQQSKAGPQSQLCDKAASFIEELTSIFREAAKPRNRSPNGESSSPDSGYLSPKNQPSTLMSASASQSPTADQLDQLEMDAEVKQPQGSLCYQAHKAPEETLPHTHIPHPQPQKARHLPSSAPRFIQKLRSQEVAEGSRVYLECRVTGNPAPRVSFLPPKSPHQPKGPYCTSFIGALCAFCSFSVECSLFIFFHKVSLGYVLLYLPYVKRGWREVLPIPHNCSIWQFSP